The DNA window AGCCACGCTGAGGCCCATCACGCCCTGGCTCAGGAGATAGTGGTATCTTTTGTTGGACTCTTCCGCCGTGCTGAAACCGGCATACTGCCGCATGGTCCATAGTTTGTCCCTGTACATCGTGGCGTGAATGCCGCGGGTAAACGGGAAGACGCCAGGCAGTTCATCCATCGCCACAGGCTGCGTATACAGCGGTGCGATCCTGATGCCGGAGTCGGTTTGAATGATCTTTTCCATGGTTATTGAACTAGCGTTGCAATGTTACATAATTATTATCGTACTTCGCCGCCGGGAAAAATATTGATAATTTGCAGTAAAGTTTGGCCCCGTTATGATTATCTGGTCTTTATTATCTATTACTTTGGCCCTGGCCCTGTTTAGCTTGTATCTGCTTTATCGCGCAGGCCATCGCCCGCTGGCCCGCTCCTATACTATCCTTTTGCTGGGGCTGTCGCTGGGAGTTTTCCTTTACCTCTATGGTACCTGGGTATACCTGTCTGTTTATACCAAATATGTTTTTGGTGTGTTACTGATGGTGATGCTAATCATGCTGCCTTTCGGCAGAAAAAAAGATACCACTTCACGATTGCCCGTATGGAAGAGAAATGCTAACCTGCTGTTGTCAGGATTATTACTGATGATAACAGCACTTTATTTCACCGGCACTACGGGTACGCCGCATACGGTCAACCTGGCTTTTCCGCTTAAATCAGGACGGTATTTTGTGCTGCAGGGCGGCAAAGGACTTCCCACCAATGTCTTCCATTTCAGCCTGCGTGGCGCAATATACGCGATGGACATCGTAAAGATTGATGACCGCGGTACCCGCGGAGCCAGTGTCTTTTCCCACAAGCTCAGTGATTACTGGATTTTCAATGACACGGTATATGCTCCTTGTGATGGCATTGTCAGGAGAGCCTATGGCGATAACCCCGATAATATCCCGCCCGCAATGGACAGGGGACCGAAAAACACCAATCAGGTACTGCTGGAAGGAGCGGATTGTTATTTTTTTGCAGGACACCTCAAACGCCACAGCGTGGTAGTACATGAAGGACAGCATGTAAAACAGGGAGAGGCACTGGGTTGTGTCGGTAATTCCGGTTTCAGCACCGAACCTCACCTGCATATACAGGCCCACGAAAAAAAAGCAGGCGTGCCCTGGTATCAGGCCCCGCCTTTATACATGCTGTTTAATGGAAAAGGATACCTGCTGAACGAAGTGATCAGCGTAAGGTAATTATCTCATCAGTTTCTTGGCTTCTGTATTGATGATCTGGGCTGTCAGCTCAGCCGGAGATTCGCCGGCCTGCATAAATACTTCCAGCAGCTGACGGTTGAGCTCAAGTGCTGGTGCCTCTGGTGGTAACTGAATCGCTACCTGATTGATAACGGAGATGGTTTGTTCTTTCAGCGTTTTTACCGCTTCCCAGGTCATGGTAGATACGTAGATCTGCTGGGTGATATTGTGCTCATATTCCGTTTTGATGCTCTGTACCATGGATATCTGCATGTCCACGGCGCTGATGCCTGGCTGGTAGATGCGTCCTATCAGGCTTTGCGGCGTAATACGGTCTACATACAGCGCAAGTCTTTCATAAGCCTGTAATTGAAGTGGTAACACGGCCTGGTTTACAGGAGCAGGTTTGTCTTCTGCAGGTGCTTCCTTCTTTTTCTTGAACAAATCACGGACGGTCATGTATACAACGGCACAGGCGCCGATGGCAAGTGCCAGATACAATAGCTGTTGGGAATTCATCTTATCGGAACGTTTTGAAGCGCAAATGTATATAAAATAAATTTATTATGATTTACGAATTACGAATGAAGTAGCAATGATCCACGCCATTCGTAATTCGTAATCCGTAATTATTTCAATTTGCCCAACCATTCTTTTAACCTGGCAGCGCCTTTCTCCAGATTAGCCATGCTGGTGGCATAGGAGAGGCGAATGCAGGCCGGCTGCTGGAAAGCGGAACCAGTCACCACAGACACATTTGCTTTGTGCAGGAGGTACATGCAGAGATCATCTGCATTTTGGATATGGGTATCTTCATAAGATTTATTGAAGAAGGCACTGATATCAGGGAACATGTAGAAGGCCCCTTCAGGGTCATTCACTATCATACCCGGAATATTTTTCAGTGCTTCATGTATGAAGGCGCGTCGGTTTTTGAATTCTGACACCATGGCTTCTGCGGTGCTCAGGTCGCCGGTAAGGGCGGTGATGGCAGCACGCTGTGTAATAGAGCAGGTGGCGGAAGTAAACTGCGCCTGTATTTTATCACAGGCTTTGGCTATTTCCAGCGGAGCGGCCAGGTAACCAAGACGCCAGCCGGTCATAGCAAAACCTTTACTGAGGCCATTAATGACGATAGTACGGTTTTTCAGGTCACCGAACTGTGCAATACTTTCGTGTTTACCAACGTAGTTGATATATTCATAAATCTCATCGGAGATGATAAAGATCTGCGGATGTTTGGCAAATACGGCTGCCAGTCCTTCCAGTTCTTCTTTGGAATATACAGAACCGGTAGGGTTGCAGGGCGAGGAGAACATAAACAGCCTGGTTTTAGGCGTGATGGCTGCTTCCAGTTGTTCCGGTGTGATTTTGTAATTGTTCTCAATGCTGGCGGGTACAAATACTACCACTCCCTGGCACAGGGCTACCTGCTCGGAATAGGTCACCCAGTAAGGTGTTGGGATAATTACCTCATCACCAGGATTCACAATGCTCAGTACAGCGTTGGCCAGGCTTTGTTTGGCGCCGGTGGTCACAACAATCTGTTCCGGCGTATAGTCAAGCCCGTTATCACGTTTCAGTTTGTGCACCACGGCTTGTCGTACCTCGGCATAACCGGCTACTGGCGTATAATGCGTAAACCCTTCATCAATGGCCTTTTTGGCGGCATCCCGGATATGTTCCGGCGTGTCAAAATCAGGTTCTCCAATACTAAGGTCTACGATATCTATCCCCTGTGCTTTCAGCTCTCGGCCTAATTTGGCCATTTTAATTGTTTGCGGCTCGGAAATCCGTGACAGCCTTTCTGCTAATTGATTCATATCTAAACATTGGATTGACCGCAACAAACCTACATAAAAAAACTAGAAAAGCAGTGACAGTGTTCCCGTAAGGTCACGGAGGAGTGCGGGGGACAGGAAAATGGCCAGGGATCAAACAAAGGAGCGAAGACCATTCGGGTCTTCGCTCCTTTGACTTTCTGGTTTATGGTATGAAAATGTTATAAGCTGGAAGTATGTGACAGATAGCACAGCTGCAGTTTGTTGTCTCCGGTGCTGTCTTTGGCGCCGGCCAGGTAAATGGTGTAAGCATATCCGGCCTGGAAAGGTACTTGTGTAGAGCTGGCGTCCTGGCGGGAGGTACCTTTTACCAGCGGAGTGGTTTCTCCGGGCAGGGTAATGTAATATTCCACCAGGCCACTATACGGATCATCAGCATTCCAGGGGGCAACTGGTGAGAAAGCCTGATTGCTGGCAACCTTTTTCTTGTTGATGTACAGGTCTACCGGACCTACATTGGGACTGAGGTTGAGGAAGCGGAAGTTCACCTTGCTGTTAGACAGGCCGGCGAAACTTTCCTCCTGGTACCTGGCCACAAAGTTTTTAGCGGCATCGTTATAGGTGATGATGGTGTAGAACTTGGTGGAGTCAAATTGCTGAGTTACAGAGTCCAGTCCGATACCGTTGGTTTTCCGGAAGGAGAAGGTATGTACACCGGGCCGGTCCTGGAATGGAGCAGAACTACCGGTTTTGTAAGGACCAACCGCGTTCATCTTGCCGTTGTTGTTGAAGATGTCCAGGCTGGAGGGAAGGTAAGCGCCATTAATGATAGCAGCGGTATAATTCATCCGTGGGGGAGTGACATCGTTGTTCTGTTTCAAACAGGATGAAAGTCCGATTACTCCTCCCAGCAGGGCAGCTACCGCCCATATGCGATTTTTTTTGATCAGCATTAGCTCTCAGTTTTTTAGTATGTTTTTTATAAAATTTGTGTTCCACTATGTTTCCTGAAGCGGCTCAGGTCTGGTTGATTCATTTTTTTGCGTTGTAATTCTTCTTCATATATCAGTTCACCGATGGCCTTCAGAAAAGGTTTACCTGTTTCTTCAAATGATTGCTGGTCATCTCCCAGAACCCCGTTTTTGTTCACCAGAAGGCTAACAGATAGCAGGAACTCTACATGATTGGCATAATCCACTATATACGCCGTATCCGTCAAAAAACCGTAGGCCCATCCCGGTTTGTTGAATATTCTGATATGGTCGGGTATATGTGCTGTTCGTTGTCCGCCGAAAAGCAGAAATTTCACATATGCCGGATGATATTGTCCCGGGTCATACACCGGATCTGTTGATTCTCCCGGGTATTGGGACATACAACGATACAAAAAACTGTAATCATTATCCGTTAAACGGAGCTTGAAAGGATTTGTTACAGTTTCCGGAAAAAATAACTGCTGCATCATGCAGTGAAGATCTGTCAACGGTAATCTGTTGCGGTGGGAGAAGTCCATGGGGCTTTTTTCCAGTTTCCCATGATGGTTGATATGTTGTTCACCGGCCAGGTCGTGCCGGGTGGGAAAGCGGAGGCTGCTTATCATATCGGGCTGATCATAGAGCAACTTCCTTCCGGTCTGGAAATAGACCCCATTGGTATGCATATTAGCGGCGATATGAAGAGGGAGGCCTACCCGGTGCCGTATCTCTGCGCCGGTATGCCCCAGTTCCCACAGACGCCTGTTGAAGGGCTCCTGACCTATAAATTCATATAGCCGGTTAAAGGCATCATTGTCGCTGACCAAAAAAATTTTTTTGATATAATGAGATATCGATGGTAGCTTGCCAGCCGCAGAATAGTCGTGCAGCACTCCGGGATTAATACCTGGCAACGGCCGGGTAAACATGGCCGTATGACGGTCCAGCCCGGGAATACCGAGATCGTTCAGCTTTTCCAGTGCCAGTAAGGCTGCAGGGAGCTTGACCGTAGATGCCGGATAACAATAACATGGCTGGCCTATACCATAGTGAAAATCAGTAAAATGCGGTCTTTGCAGCTCGTCCCGGTCTATACGGGTGTAAAGGATCTGCAGCCGGTGACCGGTAGCATCCCTGAATACCTTATCCACAGGGCCTTTCTGACTTTTCAGCAAAGCCAAAAGGAAATTATCTCTTGTCGGATAATGTTGGGTTTGCATATATTTGTCGGTATTACTGAGTGTAAAGCAAAGATATATTCTTAAAAACAGGAAAAAACCAGGATCGCAGATTTAGAAAGAAGGGTGTCACCAAGCCCGTAAAGTCAATCACATATTGATTTTGCGCCTCTTTTAACAAGGGCTTTAATATATCAATTTAAATTCTATCTTTGCAACTCTTAAAAATTTTATATTATAAACCCGAAACAAACAACATGCAACTAAAAGGACTGGTAAGATTTTTTGCCATCGCACTGATCCTTATCTCTTTGTATCAACTGTCCTTCACGTTTTTGGTGCGGAACTATGAGAAGAAGATCGAGCAGAAGGCTGAGACCGATGTCTCCAAACAATTCCCTACCCCTGAGCAGAAATATCCTGCAAGTAAAGAGCTGCAGGCATTCTACTCAGATACGCTGAAAGGATTTATTAAACAAAGAAGACAAGAGATCGTGGACAGCACCAGCAATAAACAGATTGCCGGGTTTCCATGGTACGTTACCTACAACAAGGCCAAAGAAAAAGAGTTGAACCTCGGCCTCGACCTCGTAGGTGGTATGAACGTAGTGCTGGAAGTGAGTGTGGAAGATGTGATCCGCGCCCTCTCCGGACAGTCCAAGGATCCTGCTTTTAACAAAGCGCTGGACCTGGCTGAAGAACGCAAAAAGACTAACCAGGCTGATTTTGTTACTTTGTTCGGGCAAACTTACGCTGAAGTGGCTCCTCAGGGCCGTCTGGCAACCATCTTCGCTAACGCCTACCAGAAAGATATCAACTTTAACTCCTCCAACCAGCAGGTGCTGGACATGATTCGTAAAGAATCCCGTGCTGCCATCAAAAACACCTATATCGTACTGCAAAAACGTATCGACAAATTCGGTGTGGCCCAGCCTAATATCAGCCTGGACGAGAATAAAGGTCTGATCTCCGTGGAACTGGCCGGTGTTGACAACGCAGAACGCGTACGTAAATACCTGCAGGCTACCGCCAATCTGGAATTCAGGGAAGTTTACAAAAACAGCCCCGACTTCTTCCAGAATGTGCTGAACCCAATGAACGAAGCCATCAGGAGCGCTCTCGGTGGCGCTGCTGCAAAACCAGCTACTCCCGACACTACCAATGCCACTGCCGCTGCCAACCCTGCTGATACCAGCAAAGAAGGTAAACTGAGCGACTACCTGGCTAAAAAAGATACCGGCAAAACCGTAAAAGACAGCAGTAAAGCATCTCAGGAAAAACTCCTCAATGAACAACGTAAACAAAACCCGCTGTTCACTGTACTGTTCCCGATGATCGATCCGCAGTCCGGAACGCTGATCCCCAGCCCTTCCATCGGTCGTATCCTGCCTAAAGATACTGCCACCTTCCGTCATTACCTGCAAATGCCCGCTGTTCAGGCCATCCTGCCTAAAGACGCGGTATTCGCTTTCGGTCCTGAAAACAAGGAAGACAAATACGGTCCGCTGTCTGTATACGTGCTGAAAGTAAACCCTGCGAACCCTGCTCCCCGTGTAGGCGGCGAAAGGATCGTAGATGCACGCCAGGACATGGACCAGAACAACCAGCCGGAAATCAGCATGACCATGGACAACATCGGTGCCCATGAGTGGAAAAAACTGACCGGTGAACTGGCCCCTTCTAATCCGAAAGATCCTTCTACCCTGAATTTCGTGGCTGTAGTACTCGATAACATCGTTTACTCTGCCCCGTCTATCCAGAGTGAAATCGCCGGTGGCCGTTCTTCTATCAGTGGTAGCTTTACCATCGAAGAAGCCAACGACCTGGCCAATATCCTGAAATCCGGTAAAATGCCTGCTCCTGCACGCATCGTACAGGAACAGATCGTAGGACCTACCCTCGGTGCTGAATCTATCGCTGCTGGTGGTAAATCCTTCATGATCTCCTTCGTGATCATCTTCGTACTGATGCTGGTGTACTACAACAGCGCCGGCTGGGTAGCTAATATCGCCCTGGTTCTCAACCTGCTGTTTACCTTCGGTATCCTGGCATCTCTCGGTGCTACCCTTACCATGGCTGGTATCGCAGGTCTGGTACTGACCATCGGTATGGCTGTGGATACCAACGTAATTATCTTCGAAAGGATCAAGGACGAACTCACACATGGCAAGTCTTACCCTGACGCGATCTCCCTCGGTTACAAACGCTCTTATGCGCCTGTACTCGACGGTCACGTTACTTCCTTGCTCACTGCATTCATCCTGTTCTACTTCGGTTTAGGTCCTGTACTCGGCTTCGCCACCACCCAGATCATCGGCTTGCTCCTGTCCTTGTTCTGCGGTATCCTGGTATCCCGTATGGTAACTGACTGGTGGACTAACAAAAAGAGACACTTCGAATACTTTACGCCTATTTCCCGCAAAGTATTTAAACACGCTGCCTTCGACTTCGTTGGTAAACGTAAATATGCTTACATCATCTCCGCTATCGTAATGGTAGCTGGTGTGTCTTCCTTCTTCCATGGTTTCGACCACGGTATCGACTTCTCCGGTGGTCGCAGCTTCACTGTTCGCTTCGAAAAACCGATGAACAGACAGGAAGTAGCTGACGTGCTGAAGAAAGAGTTCCAAAGCGAAGTATTTGTAAAAACTATTGGTAACACCAACCAGCTGAACATCACTACTGCTTACAAAATTGAGCAGCAGAATCTGGCGGTTGACCAGGAAGTTATCACCAAACTGTACCACGGTCTGAAACCTTATTACGAAGCTTCTGTTACACAGGAGGTGTTCAACACCCGCTACGTAATCGGTTCCCAGACAGTATCAGCTACCATCTCCGATGACTTGCGCGCCGGAGCGGTAAAAGCTACTGTACTCTCTATCCTGGTGATCTTCGTGTATATCCTGATCCGTTTCAGCAAATGGCAGTACTCTATCGGTACTATCTTCTCCCTGCTGCACGACGTATTGCTCACCCTGGCCGTGTTCTCCTGGTTTAAGGACATCGTTCCTTTCACCCTGGAAATCGACCAGCACTTTATCGCTGCGATCCTGACCGTGATTGGTTTCTCCATGAACGATACCGTGATCGTATTCGACAGAATCCGTGAATACTTCAGAACCGGTGCTCATGGCAGAGACAGGGATACTGTGATCAACAAAGCGATCAACGATACCCTGAGCCGTACCATCATGACGTCTCTGACTGTATTCCTGACCATCCTGGTGCTGTTCATCTTTGGTGGTGAAGTAACCCGCGGTTTCGCCTTCGCTATGCTGATAGGTGTACTCACCGGTACTTACTCTTCCATCTTCGTAGCTGCGCCAGTACTGGTAGACTTCGACAAGAAAAACCAGCTGTCCAATGAGGGCGATGCTATCGCTGTCACTGCTAAAAAAGCAACACCTGCTGAAAAATAGGTAAGGGATAGCTGAAAAATATGTTTGATAGGGGCTGACCACTGGTCAGCCCCTTTTTTATGCGGTTAAATGTAACAGTAATGCCGGGAGGAGGGGGAGTGGAAAAGGAGTGTGGAGTAAATTAAAGTGATTTGTTGAATACAAATCCGCTGGTGCCGCTGTTGTCCTGGTAATCCACTTCCATGCCTACGAGGTACATGCCATGGGCTTTTTTTATGATTACGGGGATACCATCGATATCGAAGAGGTCGTCATCTTCATTGCGGGCATCAAATCCCAGCATAAACGACATGCCGGAACATCCCCCGCCTTTTACGCCGATACGCAGATAGGGTGCTTCCACATCACCCTGTAGCAGTCTTTTCAGTACAGTAGCAGCATTGTTGGTCAGTTGTACGGGAGCAATAAATCCAGTGGCCATAATCCTTTATTTTCCGCAAAGGTAGGGAAATGGCATAGGATCGGGGAGGAGTGGTATCCGGAAGGTAACCTCAGACGGTGGTAGCTGCCAGTTGAAGCAGGGTTTCGTGGAGGGTCAGTACCTGCGGGATGACCAGTTGCTGATCATCGTTGTGGATAACGTAGTCGCACAAACGCATTTTGATCCTTTCATCGATTTGTTTATGTATGCGTGCCAGTACTTCATCCCGGGTAACCTTGTCGCGTTTCATGACACGTAGTATCCGGAGGGGCTGAGGAGCGTATACACCGATGATTTTGTCGAGGTGATGAAAAGATTCGGTTTCAAAGAGGAGGGCGGCTTCCTTGAGTACGTAGGGGGCGGTTTGCTGGCTGGCCCAGATATTGGAGTCCCGGATAGTGGCAGGATGTACGAGGGAGTTGAGCAGGGCGAGTTTGTTTTTATCGTTGAAAACGATGTTGCCCAGATATTTCCGGTTAAGGGCACCGTTATCATCATACACTTCCTTGCCAAAGTGAGAGCGCACGGCTTCGGCCAGCTCCTGGTCCCTTACCAGAATGTCTTTGGCACGGTCATCTGCATAATATACAGGGACGCCGAGTAATTCAAATATTTTGCTGACGGTGCTTTTACCGGAACCGATACCACCGGTGATTCCTACCTTTAACATAAATCCGGGTACTTGATTCAACAATTAAAACCTAAGTATATAAAAAATCCCGGACGTAATGGCCGGGATCTTTATATACAGTGTGGTCTGTATTATTTTGTTTCGTTCGGTTTCTGCTGAGCGGAAGTATATTCCATGCTGATAGCAGAACGTTCGATGGTGAAGTTGGTGCCAGGGGCTACTTCAATCAGAATGGTATTGTTATCGTTTATTTTTTTCACTTTACCATGAATACCGGCGATTGTAACAATTTTGTCGCCTTCTTTGAGGTTGTCTATGAATTGTTTCTGGAGTTTGGCTTTTTTGGTTTGAGGACGGATCATAAAGAGCCACATAACCAGAATCATACCGCCAAAAAACAGGATAGAAACCATTGGGCTACCGCCTTGTGCACCACCTTGTGCCGGTCCCATCAGTAAAATGTTCATGATGTTCATCTATAAATTGATTTAAGAGTTTGCCTAGTTCAGCGCTTATTTAGTTATGATATTACACTGGATCTTAGGGCCTACCTGATAACCACCTTCCCGGTTGGTTTTGATGGATATTTCTTTTTCGGTATAGCCGGATTTCCCATGACTGTCAAATATTACCTTCATAAAACCTGATTCTCCGGGTTTGATTGGTTGTTTGGGCCATTCCGGTACGGTACAGCCGCAACTGGAGATTGCATCCTCGATAATCAGGTCCCGGGTGCCGGTGTTTTTAAATTTAAAGGAATATTCCACCTTTTCACCCTGGGTAATGTCCCCAAAGTTATGCACCTTTTCTTCAAAAGTAAGATCTGTAGCTTTACCCGCATCAGCTGAATTGCTGGTGGCGGATGACTGACCAGCAGCATTGCTGCTTTTTGCCGGTTGGTTATTGTTGCAGGCAGCCATTAAAAGGGTGCCACAGGTAAGGAAAAAGAGCAGTGTTTTCATAAAAATGTTGTTTTGCTTAAAAATACTGCTTTCCACTTACTTTTTTGGACGGTCCTGTTTTTGCACCAGCTCTTCTTTTTCCAGGTCTTTCAGGATATTGTCGAGGATACCGTTGATAAACTGTCCACTTTGAGGAGTGCTATATGCCTTGGCGAGGTCAATGTATTCATTGATGGTCACCTTGGTAGGGATGGTGGGGAAGTAGAGGAATTCACAAACACCCATTTCCATCAGCAGCATGTCTACGGCGGCTATACGTTCCGGATCCCAGTTTTGCAGTTTGGGTTTGATGAGCTCCAGGCAGTATTCCTTTTTGTCGATCACGGTCAGCAGCAGTTCTCTCGCGTAGTCCAGTTTTTCCTTGCTGATCAGCTGGAGGAAGTTGAAGAGGTGCGGTTTGTTGAAATAATTGCCGATCAGGATGGTCATCATTTCTTCATCATCGCTCCAGTGAAGGAAAGTATCTTCCATATGCTGGATGAACAGCTCGTTTTTGGCCAGTATTTCTTTATAGATAAATTCCAGCATTTCCTTTTCACCAGCTTTGGTGCGGTTGTCATCCGCAATGTAGGCTTTGTAGGTGTCTGAAGCTACCAGTATATTATAAAGCTTTCTGATCAGATCATTATCGGTCAACGGACGCATTTTCCATTGTTCCAGGTTTACCTGAAAACCTCTGTCATTTTTAATCTGATAAATGAATTCGTTTCCTGCAATCTTGGTGTTCACCTGCAGGTCCTCGGCAGAGGGTAAGTGTTTGGAAGCACGGGTCTGTGCATCGGTTTCCGCATATTGTCCTACCTGCACTACTGTATAAAGCAGGTACGTAAAGATCTGGCACGTCTGGTCCAGCTTTTCATTCAGAAGTCTGGTGGCCGTGCCCGGCTTGATGTTACTTTGCTCCATCGTTTCCAGGGCGTAAAGTGTTTGCATTACCTTTACCCGGATATTTCTTCTACTGATCATCGTATAAAAAAGAACTGGTATAAGGGCGCAAAACTAGACAAAATATCTGACATTTGATGAAGGGTTATTGCGTTGATATTTCACAATTGGTTTTGAGAGATTTACCAAAGCGATGAAGACCACCTGTCATAATTAGATGAGATTTTTTTCAAATATTTAACTGACCTGTCATTTTTTCCTGTTGCTTGTCATGATTTGTCAGTAATAAAAGCCTGCAGTACATTCGCAATCTGCCAAATTTGACGATAAAGGGCTATTGGCATAATTCTCGTGGGCGAACAGCATTCTAAAATCAACTACTTTCTTTAAATAAAAACTACTATGGCTAAGAAATTAAGTATTAAACCTTTAGCTGACAGGGTAATTGTTAAACCTGCAGCCGCAGAAGAGAAAACCGCAGGTGGTATCATTATCCCGGATACTGCAAAAGAAAAACCTGTAAGAGGCACCGTGGTGGCCGCCGGTCCTGGTAAAAAAGATGAGCCGATCACTGTTAAAGTAGGTGATACTGTATTGTATGGTAAATACTCCGGACAGGAACTGCCTATCGACGGCGAAGACTTCCTGATCATGAGAGAGTCTGATATCCTGGCAATCGTTTAATTACAGTAGGTTGTTATCGTAAACAAAATTTTTAAAATACGCTAAGAATTATGGCAAAACAATTATTCTTCAATATAGATGCCCGCAACAGAATGAAAAAGGGTGTAGATACCCTGGCTGACGCGGTAAAAGTAACCCTCGGACCTAAAGGCCGTAACGTTGTTATCGAGAAAAAATTCGGTGCTCCCGGTGTAACTAAAGATGGTGTAACCGTTGCTAAAGAAATCGAACTGGAAGATCCTATCGAAAACATGGGCGCCCAGATGGTGAAAGAAGTAGCTTCCAAAACTGCTGACCTGGCAGGTGATGGTACTACCACTGCTACCGTTCTGGCTCAGGCTATCATCGGCGAAGGTCTGAAAAACGTAGCTGCAGGTGCAAACCCAATGGACCTGAAACGCGGTATCGATAAAGCGGTTAAAGCTGTTATCGAAAACCTGAAAAAACAATCTGAAAAAGTTGGTAACGACAACAAAAAAATCGAACAGGTTGCTTCCATCTCTGCTAACAATGACTCCGAAATCGGTAAACTGATTGCTGAAGCAATGAAAAAAGTTACCAAAGACGGCGTTATCACTGTAGAAGAAGCAAAAGGTACTGACACTACTGTTGAAGTAGTTGAAGGTATGCAGTTCGACCGCGGTTACCTGTCTCCATACTTCATCACCAACAGCGAAAAAATGCAGGCTGAGCTGCAGAACCCTTACAT is part of the Chitinophaga flava genome and encodes:
- a CDS encoding M23 family metallopeptidase, with protein sequence MIIWSLLSITLALALFSLYLLYRAGHRPLARSYTILLLGLSLGVFLYLYGTWVYLSVYTKYVFGVLLMVMLIMLPFGRKKDTTSRLPVWKRNANLLLSGLLLMITALYFTGTTGTPHTVNLAFPLKSGRYFVLQGGKGLPTNVFHFSLRGAIYAMDIVKIDDRGTRGASVFSHKLSDYWIFNDTVYAPCDGIVRRAYGDNPDNIPPAMDRGPKNTNQVLLEGADCYFFAGHLKRHSVVVHEGQHVKQGEALGCVGNSGFSTEPHLHIQAHEKKAGVPWYQAPPLYMLFNGKGYLLNEVISVR
- a CDS encoding DUF7935 family protein; the encoded protein is MNSQQLLYLALAIGACAVVYMTVRDLFKKKKEAPAEDKPAPVNQAVLPLQLQAYERLALYVDRITPQSLIGRIYQPGISAVDMQISMVQSIKTEYEHNITQQIYVSTMTWEAVKTLKEQTISVINQVAIQLPPEAPALELNRQLLEVFMQAGESPAELTAQIINTEAKKLMR
- a CDS encoding pyridoxal phosphate-dependent aminotransferase, which codes for MNQLAERLSRISEPQTIKMAKLGRELKAQGIDIVDLSIGEPDFDTPEHIRDAAKKAIDEGFTHYTPVAGYAEVRQAVVHKLKRDNGLDYTPEQIVVTTGAKQSLANAVLSIVNPGDEVIIPTPYWVTYSEQVALCQGVVVFVPASIENNYKITPEQLEAAITPKTRLFMFSSPCNPTGSVYSKEELEGLAAVFAKHPQIFIISDEIYEYINYVGKHESIAQFGDLKNRTIVINGLSKGFAMTGWRLGYLAAPLEIAKACDKIQAQFTSATCSITQRAAITALTGDLSTAEAMVSEFKNRRAFIHEALKNIPGMIVNDPEGAFYMFPDISAFFNKSYEDTHIQNADDLCMYLLHKANVSVVTGSAFQQPACIRLSYATSMANLEKGAARLKEWLGKLK
- a CDS encoding DUF4397 domain-containing protein, with the protein product MLIKKNRIWAVAALLGGVIGLSSCLKQNNDVTPPRMNYTAAIINGAYLPSSLDIFNNNGKMNAVGPYKTGSSAPFQDRPGVHTFSFRKTNGIGLDSVTQQFDSTKFYTIITYNDAAKNFVARYQEESFAGLSNSKVNFRFLNLSPNVGPVDLYINKKKVASNQAFSPVAPWNADDPYSGLVEYYITLPGETTPLVKGTSRQDASSTQVPFQAGYAYTIYLAGAKDSTGDNKLQLCYLSHTSSL
- a CDS encoding serine hydrolase, whose amino-acid sequence is MQTQHYPTRDNFLLALLKSQKGPVDKVFRDATGHRLQILYTRIDRDELQRPHFTDFHYGIGQPCYCYPASTVKLPAALLALEKLNDLGIPGLDRHTAMFTRPLPGINPGVLHDYSAAGKLPSISHYIKKIFLVSDNDAFNRLYEFIGQEPFNRRLWELGHTGAEIRHRVGLPLHIAANMHTNGVYFQTGRKLLYDQPDMISSLRFPTRHDLAGEQHINHHGKLEKSPMDFSHRNRLPLTDLHCMMQQLFFPETVTNPFKLRLTDNDYSFLYRCMSQYPGESTDPVYDPGQYHPAYVKFLLFGGQRTAHIPDHIRIFNKPGWAYGFLTDTAYIVDYANHVEFLLSVSLLVNKNGVLGDDQQSFEETGKPFLKAIGELIYEEELQRKKMNQPDLSRFRKHSGTQIL
- the secDF gene encoding protein translocase subunit SecDF, translating into MQLKGLVRFFAIALILISLYQLSFTFLVRNYEKKIEQKAETDVSKQFPTPEQKYPASKELQAFYSDTLKGFIKQRRQEIVDSTSNKQIAGFPWYVTYNKAKEKELNLGLDLVGGMNVVLEVSVEDVIRALSGQSKDPAFNKALDLAEERKKTNQADFVTLFGQTYAEVAPQGRLATIFANAYQKDINFNSSNQQVLDMIRKESRAAIKNTYIVLQKRIDKFGVAQPNISLDENKGLISVELAGVDNAERVRKYLQATANLEFREVYKNSPDFFQNVLNPMNEAIRSALGGAAAKPATPDTTNATAAANPADTSKEGKLSDYLAKKDTGKTVKDSSKASQEKLLNEQRKQNPLFTVLFPMIDPQSGTLIPSPSIGRILPKDTATFRHYLQMPAVQAILPKDAVFAFGPENKEDKYGPLSVYVLKVNPANPAPRVGGERIVDARQDMDQNNQPEISMTMDNIGAHEWKKLTGELAPSNPKDPSTLNFVAVVLDNIVYSAPSIQSEIAGGRSSISGSFTIEEANDLANILKSGKMPAPARIVQEQIVGPTLGAESIAAGGKSFMISFVIIFVLMLVYYNSAGWVANIALVLNLLFTFGILASLGATLTMAGIAGLVLTIGMAVDTNVIIFERIKDELTHGKSYPDAISLGYKRSYAPVLDGHVTSLLTAFILFYFGLGPVLGFATTQIIGLLLSLFCGILVSRMVTDWWTNKKRHFEYFTPISRKVFKHAAFDFVGKRKYAYIISAIVMVAGVSSFFHGFDHGIDFSGGRSFTVRFEKPMNRQEVADVLKKEFQSEVFVKTIGNTNQLNITTAYKIEQQNLAVDQEVITKLYHGLKPYYEASVTQEVFNTRYVIGSQTVSATISDDLRAGAVKATVLSILVIFVYILIRFSKWQYSIGTIFSLLHDVLLTLAVFSWFKDIVPFTLEIDQHFIAAILTVIGFSMNDTVIVFDRIREYFRTGAHGRDRDTVINKAINDTLSRTIMTSLTVFLTILVLFIFGGEVTRGFAFAMLIGVLTGTYSSIFVAAPVLVDFDKKNQLSNEGDAIAVTAKKATPAEK
- a CDS encoding HesB/IscA family protein, coding for MATGFIAPVQLTNNAATVLKRLLQGDVEAPYLRIGVKGGGCSGMSFMLGFDARNEDDDLFDIDGIPVIIKKAHGMYLVGMEVDYQDNSGTSGFVFNKSL